AAAGCGTCTGACGCCCTCAACTGGGTTTGAAGCCCAGCCGCACCACCGGATACGGATGCCTTCCTTCGGTGATTGAATGACGCGTGGCCGGTTGAAACAGACCGCCAGCCAGATCAAGACGGATCGAGCCAGCGACTATCCGTGCGCACGAGGTGCAGGCCACGGTGGAAGCGAGTATACCCAACCCGGTCGAAGAACTCCAAAAGCTGGATCGCGCGTTTGCGGCCGAGTCCGGTCGCGTCGCGAAACGGTGCCGCCGCCACGGTGCCGGCGTTCTTTTGTGCCTCACCCCCCGCGATCGACGCAAGCTCGCGAATCACCTGCTGGTGATAGAACAGATCATGCACGATTTGGAACAGCTCGCCCTGGCGCGCGAGCTTGCGCAGCAACTGGCGCACGCGCTCCTCGGGCACACTGTGCGCGGTCGCGAGGTCGCGCACCCACGGCGGATCGAAACGCCCCGCCTGGATCTCGGCCAGAAGGGTCGCCGCAAGCGCCTGATCGGCGGCGTCGAGCGTCACGGTATGGTCGGGCAAATGCAGCCACGGGCCGCGTTTGACGAGCTCGCCGCGCGCCGTCGCATCGTCGACCAGCGCGCGCCACAGCGCGTCGTCGAGCAGAGGCGTCGCGATGCGCCGCAGGCGTGACGCGTCCGGGCCGAGTTCATCCGGCGAGCGCTCGTGGTACTGCGCGAGCGCGCTCGTCAGCCGTTCGGCGAGCGCGCTCCATGTTGCGCTCGTGACCAGTAACGCGTCGTGGCCCGGCAGTTCGATCGTGCGTGTATTGGCGGGCAACGCAAGTGCGGCCGCAGGCATCCCCGTCAAGCGCTCCAGCAACGCACGCGACAAACCGCGCGGCGCGCGCGCGAACAGCGTGTCGAGTGAACCGGTGTCGAGCAGCGTCTGGATCGCGTCGAGCCACGCGAGCCGCTCCGGCGAGCGCCGCTTGCGCGCCGGAGCGAACGGATCGAGAACGTGGCCGCCGCCCACCGTGCGATTGGCCTGTGCATTTCGCACGACGAAGCGATCGCCCGGCACCGCGCACAGCGGCCGCTCGAACACGAATTGCGCACGCGCGCGTTGACCTGGCGCCAGCGCGTCGCCTTCGAGCAGCGCCACGTGCGCAACCTGATGCTGCGTGCCGAGATGCACGTGCAGCGGCGTCCATTGGGCGAGCGCATGCGGCGCGTCGGCGAGCAGCGTCAACATCACGTCGACGCGCTCGCTCGCTTGCGACAGTCGAGGATCGACGATCCAGTCGCCGCGCTCGATCGCACTCTTCTCGATTCCCGCCAGATTCAGCGCGCAGCGCTGGCCCGCGCGACCGGTTTCGGCGGGGCGATTCTGCGCGTGGATGCTGCGCACGCGCACCGGCTGATTTTTCGGCGCGAGCAGCATCGTGTCGCCGACGCTCACGCTGCCCGCGACCACGGTCCCGGTGACGATCGTGCCCTGCCCCGCGAGCGTGAACACGCGATCGACGGCGAGGCGGAACAGGCCGTCGTCGCGCTTCATTCGCCATGCGGCGGCTTGCTCGCGCAGATGCGCGTTCAGCGCGGCGACGCCCGCATCACCCGCGCGCGTCGCGCAGGTGTCGAACACCGGCGCGTCGCGCAGCACACTCTCGCCGACGAACGCGCTCACTTCATCGCGCACTTCGCGCAGGCGCTGCTCGTCGACGCGATCCACTTTCGTCAACGCAATCGCGCCGCGCCGGATGCCGAGCAGTTCGACGATCGCCAGATGCTCACGTGTTTGCGGCATCACGCCGTCGTCGGCGGCGATCACGAGCAGCGCGAAGTCGATACCGCTCGCGCCCGCGGTCATCGTGTGCACGAGCTTCTCATGGCCCGGCACGTCGATCAGACCGAGCACGTCGCCGTTCTCGAGCGGCACGTACGCGTAGCCGAGCTCGATCGAAATGCCGCGCGCTTTTTCTTCCTTGAGCCGGTCCGTGTCGACGCCGGTGAGTGCCTTCACGAGGCTCGTTTTGCCGTGGTCGATATGCCCAGCAGTACCGACGATCATGCGTGCCTGTCCTTCAGCTGCTTTTCGGTTGAGCGACCAACTGAGCGATCAATTGCGCTTCGTCGGCGGATTCGAGGCAGCGCAGATCGAGCCGCAACGCGTCGTCCGCGATCCGTCCGATCACCGGCCGCGCCATCTCGCGCAACTGCTTTTCAAGCGCAAGCAGATGACGGCCGCCGCGTTTGCCGTCGGCCACCCGGACGACGAGCCCGTAGCTCGGCAGCACGTCGACAGGCAATGCGCCGCTGCCGATCTGGCTGAACATCGGCTCCGCGGCCACGCTGTAGCGTGCGTCGATCGCCTGCTGCAACGCCGGCATCACGCGCTGCGCGGCGCCCTGAATATCTTCAGCGGGCCGCGTGAGCAGCCGCAGCGTGGTCAGCCGCTGCGTCAGCTTTTCCGGCGCGCGATACAGCTGCAGCACCGGCTCCAACGCCGCGAGCGTCAGCTTGCCGACGCGCAGTGCGCGCTTGAGCGGGTGCTTCTTGACCTTCGCTATCAGGTCGCGCCGCCCGACGATCAGCCCCGCCTGCGGGCCGCCGAGCAGCTTGTCGCCGCTAAAGGTGACGAGATCGGCACCGGCCTCGACGGTCGCGCGCACGGTCGGCTCGCGCGGCAAGCCCCATTCGCCGAGATCGACGAGCGTGCCGCTGCCGAGATCGACGGCGACAGCGAGCCCGCGCGCATGCGCGAGCGATGCGATCCCTTCGATGCTGACTTCCTTCGTGAAGCCGCTGATCGCATAGTTGCTCGCGTGGACCTTCATCAGCAGTGCGGTGCGCGCGTTGATCGCCTGTTCGTAGTCCTTCAGATGGGTGCGGTTCGTCGTGCCGACTTCGCGCAGCTTCGCGCCCGCGCGGCTCATGATGTCGGGAATGCGAAACGCGCCGCCGATTTCGACGAGCTCGCCGCGCGACACCACCACTTCCTTCTTCGCCGCGAGCGCTGACAGCGTGAGCAGCACCGCGGCCGCGTTGTTGTTGACGATAGTCGCCGCTTCGGCGCCGGTCAGCTCGCAGATCAGCTCGTCGATCAGGTCGTCGCGGTCGCCACGCTTGCCGGTGGCGAGATCGAACTCGAGGTTGGCCGGTTGCGTGAGCGCGGTCATCACGCCGCGCACCGACTCGTCGGGCAACAGCGCGCGGCCGAGGTTGGTGTGCAGCACGGTGCCGGTCAGGTTGAACACGCTACGCAGCCGTGACGCGTTGCGCGCGAGCAGCGCTGCGGTGACGCTCGCATGCAGTTGCGCGGTATCGAGCGCGCTCACCACCGGTTTAGCCATTGCATCGCCCGATTGCGCGCTGATCCGCCACGCGTCGAGCACGTCGCGCAGCGCGTTGAGCACCTGCGTGCGGCCGTATTCGCTGACGAGCGGCGAGAATTCGGCCGACGCCATGACCTTGTCCACCGACGGTACGCGCGCCATCAGCGCGTGCAATTCCGAGCTGCTCACGTCGCTCACGAGCAATCCTTATGTCGATTCGAACTTGCGTCCGGTCGGGTCGCCGTTATGCGGAGTCGTCGTCCCCCGCTTCCGTCCCGCCGGCCGCCTGCTCCGGCCACAGCCACGGATGCGGCGACGCGCGCCGGTACCCTTCCGCGCCCATCAGCAGATCCAGCGTGAGGCTCGCAAGGTCGTCCGCGAACGGATCGAACTCGTAGTCCTTCGCCTGGATGCCGATCTTGCGATAAGTATGGCATTCGTCGCACGACTCCGCCTTCAGCGCGGCGTTTTTCGCTTCGGCTTCGCGCGTGGCAGCATCGGCGTCGGGCGAGCCGACCACGTGATACGCGATGCCCTTCGTCGAATCGCAGTTCGAGCATTTGCTGCGGACCATATGCCACTCGGTCGCGCACAGCCCGCATTGCAGATAACGATAGTTGTCGTACGCGCCGCCGATGCGCACCGTGCTTGCTACCGGATGCGAACCGCACACCGGACACAGGCCCGGCGTGTCGAGGTACGGCACGGCGCGCTTGTCGATGTCGGCGGCGAGGTCGGTCCACACGACCTGCAGCGCGGCCATGATGAATGGCGCGCTTGCCGGATCGACGTCGGCAAAGCGCTGCGCGAAGATCGCGTCGGCCTGCGCTTCGAGCGTGGCGACTTCGAATGAGCCTAGGCGCGCGAACAGGGCCGTGAGCGGCGGCGTCAACGGCCCCGCGGCTTCGATCCTGTCGAGCAGTTCCAGCAGCACGTCGCGCCACGCCGGATCGCGCGCGCCGGAGAGAGCCGGAATCAGCGGCATCGAGTACTGTTGCGCGCTCGCGATCAGCTCGGGGCTCGGCTGTTGTGCCTTGAAGTGCGCGAGCACCGCCTGTTGCGCATCGGCGAGCGCCGCCATGAGCCGCAGATAGCCGGCGATCGGATTGCTGCGGGACGCGAGCTGACGCAGGCGCGCAGCGCGCGGCGCGAACACCGCGAGCCGCTCCGGCATCCGGATGCGGGGTATCGCCGTGGGATCGAGCGACTCGATGTCGGCGGCTTCGAGAATGCGTTGGACCAAAGTATCGACCTCTGAAAACTGAAGAGCCGCCGCCCGTCATCGACGAGGCGCGGCGGCCCGGTGCGCGGGGCTGCATCTGGCGCATTGAAACACGCGCCTCTACAGCGCAGATGAAGCGTACTTTACTTGCCGATGATTTCCCTGAACCAGTTCGGATGATGCTTGCGTGCCCAGCCGTACGTGACCGTGCCGCGCGTCATCGCACGTACGGAGCCCTTGACCCACAGCGCCGCATAGACATGCACGATGACGCCCACCATCAGCAGGAACGCTGTGAACGCATGCACGAGCGCCGCGAGCCGGATCACGCTGATCGGGAAATAGTACGAGAAGTAGCGTCGCCAGATCACGATACCGCTCAGCAGCAACAGCAGCAAACAGATCACCATCACGTAGAACAGCAGCTTCTGGCCGGCGTTGTACCTGCCGATCGCCGGCAGGCGTTCCTCGCGATTGTTCAGCACGTCGCCGAGCTGCTTCATCCACTGGATGTCGGAGCTGTCCAGATAGTTGTGATGCCAGAAGCGCAGCGCAAGAATCAGAAACGAGATGAACATGACGCAGCCGATGAACGGATGCAGAATCCGCGTCCACTGCCCACCGCCGAGGACCGCGTACAGAAACGCCATCGACGGATGAAACATCGCGAGACCCGACAGCGCGAGCAGGATGAAGCAGATCGCGGTGATCCAGTGATTCGTGCGCTCGTTCGGCGTATAGCGCACGATCAGGCGGTTGCCCTTCACGTCCGTGAGGCCAGTGTGCTCTGAGTGATTCATTGCGTGCCCTCCCGCGAACGGCGTGCTTCTTCGGCTTCCTTGAGTGCCGCGGCCTCGTCGGCCTCGGACACCTCGTTCGGACCGACGCGCGTGTAGTGGAAGAAGCCCGCGAGCGCTGCGAGCCCCATCACGACCAGCCCGATCGGCTTGGCCACCCCCTTCCACAACGACACCAGCGGACTGATGCGCGGATCGTCTGGCAGGCCGTGATAGAGCGACGGCCGGTCGGCGTGATGCAGCACGTACATGACATGCGTGCCGCCGACCTTGTCCGGGTTATACAGGCCAGCGTTCTGGAAACCGCGCTCCCTCAGATCGACGATGCGGTCCTCGGCCTGCTGCTTCATGTCCTCCTTGGTGCCGAACATGATCGCGCCGGTTGGGCAGGTCTTCACGCAAGCCGGCTCCTGGCCGACCGCCACGCGGTCCGAACACAGCGTGCACTTGTACACGCGGCGATCCCGCTTCGACATACGCGGTATGTCGAACGGACAGCCGGCGATGCAAAAGCCGCAGCCAATGCAGTTCTCCTGGTGGAAATCCACGATGCCGTTCGTGTACTGCACGATCGCGCCCGGCGACGGACAGGCCTTCAGACAGCCCGGGTCCTCGCAGTGCATGCAGCCGTCCTTGCGGATCAGCCATTCGATGTCGCCGGCGGAATTCTCGTACTCCGAAAACCGCATGACGGTCCACGAATGCTCGGTCAGGTCGGGCGGATTGTCGTAGACGCCTACGTTCACGCCGATCTCGTCGCGCAGATCGTTCCACTCCATGCAGGCCGTCTGACACGCCTTACAGCCGATGCACTTCGATACGTCGATGAGCTTCGCGACCGACCCCGTGGCCGGCTCGCGACCCACCGGCGGCTGCGTGGTCGTGGCCGAGACGCGTCTGATGTCTAGTGATTGCAGTGCCATCTCTTTACCTTATGCCTTTTCGACCTTGACGAGGAACGACTTGGTTTCCGGTGTCTGCGAATTCCCGTCGCCCACCGGGGGCGTCAGCGTATTGACGAGATAGCCTGGCCTTGCGAGCCCCATGAAGCCCCAATGAATCGGCAGCCCGACGGTCTGCACCTTCTTGCCTTCGATCGTCAGCGGTTTGATGCGCTTCGTCACGACCGCGACGGCTATCAGGTGCCCGCGGTTCGAGCTCACCTTGACCCGGTCGCCGGCCACCACGCCGATCTCCTTCGCGAGGTCTTCGCCGATCTCGACGAACTGCTCGGGCTGGATGATCGCGTTCAGCTTCGCGTGCTTGGTCCAGTAGTGGAAATGCTCGGTCAGACGATAGCTGGTCGCCGTATGCGGGAAGTTCTCGTGCGTGCCGAACGTGGCTTTGTCGTTCGGAAACACGCGCGCCGCCGGGTTGCTGACGACCAGCTTGTTGTCCGGATGCAGCGGGTTGTATCCGAGCGGCGTTTCGAACGGCTCGTAGTGCTCCGGGAACGGCCCTTCGACCATATTGTCGCGAGCGAAAAACCGCGCGACGCCTTCCGGATTCATGATGAACGGATTCATGCCGTTTTCAGGCGGCTCGTCGATCTTGAAATCCGGAACATCGGCACCCGACCACGTGCTGCCGTTCCACGCGATCAGCTTACGCGTCGGATCGAACGGCTTGCCGTTGAGATCGCACGACGCGCGGTTATACAGAATCCGCCGGTTCACCGGCCATGCCCATGCCCAGTTCAGCGTGTTGCCGATGCCGGTCGGGTCCGAGTTGTCGCGGCGGCCCATCTGGTTGCCCGCCTGGGTCCACGCGCCGCAGAAAATCCAGCAACCGCTCGAGGTCGAGCCGTCGTCGCGCAGCAACGCGAAACCCGCGAGCTGCTCGCCTTTCTTCGCGAGCACCTTGGTCGGATCCTTCGGATCGGTCACGTCCGCGAGCGCCTTGCCGTTGAACTCCATCGCGAGTTCTTCGGGCGTCGGGCTGTCCGGCTTCGCATACGGCCAGCTCATGTTCAGGATCGGATCGGGATACTTGCCGCCGTCCTTGCGGTAAGCCTCGCGAATCCGCAGCCACAGCCCAGCCATGATCTCGAGGTCGCTCTTCGCTTCGCCGGGGCCGTCCGCGCCCTGCCAGTGCCATTGCAGCACCCGGCTCGAACTGACGAGCGAGCCGCGTTCCTCGGCGAAGCAGGTGGTCGGCAGACGGTAAACCTCGGTCTGGATCGATGCGCTGTCGACGTCGTTGAACGGGCCGTGGTTCTTCCAGAACTCCGACGTTTCGGTCGCGAGCGGGTCCATGATCACGAGCCACTTCAGCTTGGCCAGCGCGGCGCCGTTCTTTGACTTGAACGGCGCGGCGGCAAGCGGGTTGAAGCCCTGCGCGATGTAGCCGGTCATTTTGCCCTGACTCATCAGCTCGAAGACCTGCAGCAGGTCGTAGGACTTGTCGAGCTTCGGCAGATAGTCGAAAGCGAAGTTGTTCTCGGCGGTCGCCTTGTCGCCCCACCACGATTTCATGAAGCTCACGTGGAAGGCGCGATAGTTGCGCCAGTAGCTCAGCTGGTTCGGCCGCAGCGGCTGCTGCGTACGCTTCGCGAGGTAGGCGTCGAAGTCCTGCTCCGCTTCCG
The genomic region above belongs to Paraburkholderia sp. HP33-1 and contains:
- the selB gene encoding selenocysteine-specific translation elongation factor; protein product: MIVGTAGHIDHGKTSLVKALTGVDTDRLKEEKARGISIELGYAYVPLENGDVLGLIDVPGHEKLVHTMTAGASGIDFALLVIAADDGVMPQTREHLAIVELLGIRRGAIALTKVDRVDEQRLREVRDEVSAFVGESVLRDAPVFDTCATRAGDAGVAALNAHLREQAAAWRMKRDDGLFRLAVDRVFTLAGQGTIVTGTVVAGSVSVGDTMLLAPKNQPVRVRSIHAQNRPAETGRAGQRCALNLAGIEKSAIERGDWIVDPRLSQASERVDVMLTLLADAPHALAQWTPLHVHLGTQHQVAHVALLEGDALAPGQRARAQFVFERPLCAVPGDRFVVRNAQANRTVGGGHVLDPFAPARKRRSPERLAWLDAIQTLLDTGSLDTLFARAPRGLSRALLERLTGMPAAALALPANTRTIELPGHDALLVTSATWSALAERLTSALAQYHERSPDELGPDASRLRRIATPLLDDALWRALVDDATARGELVKRGPWLHLPDHTVTLDAADQALAATLLAEIQAGRFDPPWVRDLATAHSVPEERVRQLLRKLARQGELFQIVHDLFYHQQVIRELASIAGGEAQKNAGTVAAAPFRDATGLGRKRAIQLLEFFDRVGYTRFHRGLHLVRTDSRWLDPS
- the selA gene encoding L-seryl-tRNA(Sec) selenium transferase, with the translated sequence MSDVSSSELHALMARVPSVDKVMASAEFSPLVSEYGRTQVLNALRDVLDAWRISAQSGDAMAKPVVSALDTAQLHASVTAALLARNASRLRSVFNLTGTVLHTNLGRALLPDESVRGVMTALTQPANLEFDLATGKRGDRDDLIDELICELTGAEAATIVNNNAAAVLLTLSALAAKKEVVVSRGELVEIGGAFRIPDIMSRAGAKLREVGTTNRTHLKDYEQAINARTALLMKVHASNYAISGFTKEVSIEGIASLAHARGLAVAVDLGSGTLVDLGEWGLPREPTVRATVEAGADLVTFSGDKLLGGPQAGLIVGRRDLIAKVKKHPLKRALRVGKLTLAALEPVLQLYRAPEKLTQRLTTLRLLTRPAEDIQGAAQRVMPALQQAIDARYSVAAEPMFSQIGSGALPVDVLPSYGLVVRVADGKRGGRHLLALEKQLREMARPVIGRIADDALRLDLRCLESADEAQLIAQLVAQPKSS
- the fdhE gene encoding formate dehydrogenase accessory protein FdhE, whose product is MVQRILEAADIESLDPTAIPRIRMPERLAVFAPRAARLRQLASRSNPIAGYLRLMAALADAQQAVLAHFKAQQPSPELIASAQQYSMPLIPALSGARDPAWRDVLLELLDRIEAAGPLTPPLTALFARLGSFEVATLEAQADAIFAQRFADVDPASAPFIMAALQVVWTDLAADIDKRAVPYLDTPGLCPVCGSHPVASTVRIGGAYDNYRYLQCGLCATEWHMVRSKCSNCDSTKGIAYHVVGSPDADAATREAEAKNAALKAESCDECHTYRKIGIQAKDYEFDPFADDLASLTLDLLMGAEGYRRASPHPWLWPEQAAGGTEAGDDDSA
- a CDS encoding formate dehydrogenase subunit gamma, which translates into the protein MNHSEHTGLTDVKGNRLIVRYTPNERTNHWITAICFILLALSGLAMFHPSMAFLYAVLGGGQWTRILHPFIGCVMFISFLILALRFWHHNYLDSSDIQWMKQLGDVLNNREERLPAIGRYNAGQKLLFYVMVICLLLLLLSGIVIWRRYFSYYFPISVIRLAALVHAFTAFLLMVGVIVHVYAALWVKGSVRAMTRGTVTYGWARKHHPNWFREIIGK
- the fdxH gene encoding formate dehydrogenase subunit beta, with protein sequence MALQSLDIRRVSATTTQPPVGREPATGSVAKLIDVSKCIGCKACQTACMEWNDLRDEIGVNVGVYDNPPDLTEHSWTVMRFSEYENSAGDIEWLIRKDGCMHCEDPGCLKACPSPGAIVQYTNGIVDFHQENCIGCGFCIAGCPFDIPRMSKRDRRVYKCTLCSDRVAVGQEPACVKTCPTGAIMFGTKEDMKQQAEDRIVDLRERGFQNAGLYNPDKVGGTHVMYVLHHADRPSLYHGLPDDPRISPLVSLWKGVAKPIGLVVMGLAALAGFFHYTRVGPNEVSEADEAAALKEAEEARRSREGTQ
- the fdnG gene encoding formate dehydrogenase-N subunit alpha, whose translation is MTQMTRRQFLKISSTTLAGSSLALMGFSPTPALAEVRQYKLSRATETRNTCPYCSVGCGILMYGLGDEAKNVKTSIFHIEGDPDHPVNRGTLCPKGASLIDFIHSESRLRYPEYRAAGANEWTRISWEDALDRIAKLMKEDRDANFVETTADGKKVNRWLTTGMLAASASSNEVGYLTHKTARSLGMLGFDNQARVUHGPTVAGLAPTFGRGAMTNHWVDIRNADVILVMGGNAAEAHPCGFKWVTEAKAHRKARLIVVDPRFNRTASVADYYVPIRTGTDIAFLGGVINYLLTNDKIQHEYVKNYTDMSFIVREDFEFNDGLFSGYNADKRSYDKTSWDYERGDDGFVKVDPTLQDPRCVYQLMKKHYSRYTPEQVEKICGSPKDKFLHVCEMLAATSVPGRATTIMYALGWTQHSTGSQIIRTAAMVQLLLGNIGIAGGGMNALRGHSNIQGLTDLGLMSNLLPGYMTLPTEAEQDFDAYLAKRTQQPLRPNQLSYWRNYRAFHVSFMKSWWGDKATAENNFAFDYLPKLDKSYDLLQVFELMSQGKMTGYIAQGFNPLAAAPFKSKNGAALAKLKWLVIMDPLATETSEFWKNHGPFNDVDSASIQTEVYRLPTTCFAEERGSLVSSSRVLQWHWQGADGPGEAKSDLEIMAGLWLRIREAYRKDGGKYPDPILNMSWPYAKPDSPTPEELAMEFNGKALADVTDPKDPTKVLAKKGEQLAGFALLRDDGSTSSGCWIFCGAWTQAGNQMGRRDNSDPTGIGNTLNWAWAWPVNRRILYNRASCDLNGKPFDPTRKLIAWNGSTWSGADVPDFKIDEPPENGMNPFIMNPEGVARFFARDNMVEGPFPEHYEPFETPLGYNPLHPDNKLVVSNPAARVFPNDKATFGTHENFPHTATSYRLTEHFHYWTKHAKLNAIIQPEQFVEIGEDLAKEIGVVAGDRVKVSSNRGHLIAVAVVTKRIKPLTIEGKKVQTVGLPIHWGFMGLARPGYLVNTLTPPVGDGNSQTPETKSFLVKVEKA